The following proteins are encoded in a genomic region of Spirosoma sp. SC4-14:
- a CDS encoding ribose-phosphate pyrophosphokinase, with protein sequence MASFNPVKIFSGTQSTYLAEKIAHYYGKDLGGYTCRRFSDGEMSPSFEESIRGCDVFLIQSTPPPGDNLMELLLMVDAARRASAHYVTVVIPYFGYARQDRKDKPRVSIAAKLVANMLAASGADRLMTIDLHAGQIQGFFDFPVDHLEGTSVFVPYIKSLNLENLVIASPDVGGANRARTFAKHFNADIVLCDKHRKRANEIASMQVIGDVEGANVVLVDDLIDTGGTMAKAAQIIMDKGAASVRAVCTHPIMSGKAHENISNSVLEELVVADTLPLKESNPKIRVLSVAELFAKAIGRIRDHESISSLFIKN encoded by the coding sequence ATATACTTGTCGGCGCTTCAGCGACGGCGAGATGTCGCCTAGCTTTGAAGAATCTATCCGTGGGTGCGACGTATTCCTGATTCAGTCGACCCCCCCTCCAGGGGATAACCTGATGGAATTACTTCTTATGGTCGATGCGGCTCGGCGAGCGTCAGCACACTATGTTACGGTTGTAATTCCTTATTTCGGTTATGCCCGCCAGGATCGTAAAGACAAGCCTCGGGTTTCGATTGCCGCCAAGCTGGTTGCCAATATGCTGGCTGCATCGGGAGCCGATCGATTGATGACGATTGACCTTCACGCCGGGCAAATTCAGGGCTTTTTCGATTTTCCGGTCGATCATCTGGAAGGCACATCGGTTTTTGTACCCTACATTAAAAGCCTGAACCTCGAAAATCTGGTTATTGCTTCGCCCGATGTTGGTGGTGCCAATCGCGCCCGTACATTTGCCAAGCATTTCAATGCCGACATTGTTCTGTGCGACAAGCACCGGAAACGAGCCAATGAAATTGCCTCCATGCAGGTTATTGGTGATGTTGAAGGAGCCAATGTTGTGCTCGTCGACGATCTGATCGATACGGGCGGCACAATGGCCAAAGCGGCTCAGATTATTATGGATAAAGGAGCCGCATCGGTTCGGGCCGTGTGTACACATCCAATCATGTCGGGTAAAGCACACGAGAATATTTCGAATTCGGTGCTGGAAGAATTAGTTGTTGCGGATACGCTCCCGCTGAAGGAGTCGAACCCAAAAATCAGAGTGTTGTCGGTAGCGGAGCTTTTTGCCAAAGCCATCGGCCGCATTCGCGACCATGAATCTATTAGTTCACTGTTTATAAAAAATTGA
- a CDS encoding TMEM175 family protein, which translates to MSTYNKISGQRIQRIEALSDGLFSIAMTILVFDLKDPVSDTLQSNTELLLSLKSLLPKLLTYFLSFMTLGIFWTGHSTQFNYIVKYDRNLSWYSLFFLLFVSIIPFTTNILSNHIANELSIGIYWFNIFALGTMLFIHWDYAYKHDYLSLHDEKKILVDQAVRSRIRTAQSLYFFCALLCFVSTYLSIACIIAIQLNYALGIVSSQTQRPE; encoded by the coding sequence ATGTCGACCTATAACAAAATATCGGGGCAGCGTATACAACGAATTGAGGCCTTGAGTGATGGTTTGTTTTCCATTGCCATGACCATTCTGGTATTCGACCTCAAAGATCCGGTTAGTGACACGCTGCAATCAAATACCGAACTGCTGCTTTCATTGAAAAGTCTTCTGCCTAAACTACTCACCTATTTTCTGAGTTTCATGACGCTGGGAATTTTCTGGACAGGTCATTCCACGCAGTTTAATTATATCGTAAAATATGACCGGAACCTGTCGTGGTATTCGCTGTTTTTTCTCTTATTCGTATCAATTATCCCCTTTACGACCAATATCCTGAGTAATCATATCGCCAATGAATTATCAATTGGCATTTATTGGTTTAATATTTTCGCCTTAGGCACTATGCTGTTTATTCACTGGGACTATGCCTACAAACACGATTATTTATCTCTCCACGACGAGAAGAAGATACTTGTTGACCAGGCCGTCAGGAGCCGCATCCGAACGGCCCAAAGTCTCTATTTTTTTTGTGCACTCCTCTGTTTCGTCAGCACTTATTTAAGCATTGCCTGCATTATCGCCATCCAGCTTAATTATGCGCTGGGTATTGTTTCTTCTCAAACACAAAGACCCGAATAA
- a CDS encoding DoxX family protein, whose amino-acid sequence MALTIKILNTILILFALYMGIKQGWAMLTGKPEITAMFSKWAIGKTALMILGAFTILGAVLVLFPPTFVWGNFITAAGILVIIAFHLKDQDLKGVAIELPFFLLSLLIIYLQHPLVNRH is encoded by the coding sequence ATGGCCCTGACAATCAAAATACTAAATACGATCCTGATTCTTTTTGCCTTATATATGGGTATAAAACAAGGCTGGGCCATGCTCACCGGCAAACCCGAAATAACCGCTATGTTCAGCAAATGGGCAATCGGAAAAACGGCCCTGATGATTTTGGGGGCTTTTACCATTCTGGGCGCCGTATTAGTGCTTTTTCCGCCAACTTTTGTCTGGGGTAATTTTATAACGGCGGCTGGAATACTCGTCATTATTGCCTTTCATCTGAAAGATCAGGATTTGAAAGGCGTAGCCATTGAGCTTCCTTTCTTTCTCTTATCGCTACTCATTATCTATCTTCAACATCCACTCGTAAACAGGCACTAA
- a CDS encoding class I SAM-dependent methyltransferase: protein MQLTDAISLIETTDYRQNQATQWADLGCGKGLFTKALASFQKPGSVIYAVDTDRSALQSISRENSVRIEPVWLDFIQDDWPFQNLDGILMANSLHYVNDKKGFLQKAIQHLTDSGSFLIVEYDTEKANPWVPYPIGFRSLGQLFHSLGFGSIKKVGERPSLYGQAHMYASYISR, encoded by the coding sequence ATGCAGCTTACTGACGCTATTTCGCTGATTGAAACCACTGATTATAGACAAAATCAGGCCACACAGTGGGCCGACCTGGGTTGCGGGAAAGGGCTATTTACGAAGGCGCTGGCGAGTTTCCAGAAACCGGGTAGTGTGATTTATGCCGTTGATACCGACCGCTCGGCACTTCAGTCGATCAGTAGGGAAAACAGTGTGAGAATTGAACCGGTTTGGCTCGATTTTATACAGGATGACTGGCCTTTCCAAAATCTGGATGGTATACTTATGGCCAATTCGCTCCACTATGTAAACGACAAAAAAGGCTTTCTGCAAAAAGCGATACAACACCTTACCGACTCCGGCAGCTTTCTGATTGTAGAATATGACACCGAAAAAGCCAATCCGTGGGTTCCCTACCCAATCGGTTTTCGCTCGTTGGGTCAGTTGTTTCATAGCTTAGGTTTCGGTTCCATCAAAAAAGTAGGAGAGCGGCCTTCCCTTTATGGCCAGGCGCATATGTATGCGTCGTACATTAGCAGATAA
- a CDS encoding 50S ribosomal protein L25/general stress protein Ctc: MKKIEIVGYKRANLGRAESQAIRAEGNVPCVLYGGNEQIHFYAPVILFRQLIYTPNVYEVSLNIEGDVYRALLQEAQFHPVSDSLLHADFLQIIDNKPVKLAVPVRLVGTAPGVQKGGKLVTRVRKLRVKGMVENIPDFIDVDVTGLDLGKSVRVGQIQVQNIELLEQISNPVASIEIPRALRGQVSAK, encoded by the coding sequence ATGAAAAAAATCGAGATTGTAGGGTATAAACGAGCGAATCTCGGCCGCGCGGAATCACAGGCGATTCGGGCCGAGGGCAATGTTCCGTGCGTGTTATATGGCGGAAATGAACAGATTCATTTCTATGCGCCAGTTATTCTATTTCGTCAATTGATCTACACACCAAATGTTTACGAAGTATCGCTGAACATTGAAGGCGATGTGTACCGTGCTTTACTTCAGGAAGCTCAGTTCCATCCAGTGAGCGACAGTCTGTTGCACGCTGACTTCCTTCAGATCATTGATAATAAACCTGTTAAGCTGGCTGTTCCTGTTCGTCTGGTCGGTACGGCTCCGGGTGTCCAAAAAGGTGGTAAGTTAGTAACCCGTGTTCGGAAACTGCGCGTGAAAGGTATGGTTGAAAATATTCCAGACTTTATCGACGTCGACGTAACGGGTCTTGATTTAGGTAAATCGGTTCGTGTTGGTCAGATTCAGGTGCAAAATATCGAACTGCTCGAACAAATATCGAACCCAGTAGCCAGCATTGAAATCCCACGCGCACTGCGCGGTCAGGTTTCGGCCAAATAA